In Deinococcus sp. QL22, the following are encoded in one genomic region:
- a CDS encoding TolC family protein — protein MTRTINTRISSLPALLLTLGLSLAASASAQAVSLTLQSAVTRALASGPDVTTARANLQKAQANLKAVQADPTSIITTLTQAQQDAAAQAVTLDGTKLNIAQTVLGQYVGAFEAAGRVTLNASQVALDERNLAIARARLQARVATQLDVNRAQTSLNQNRQELADARAQQPVLESQLARTLGLPTGTDLTLTAPPAPPKPSLTLASLQSGLEKRLPSLVQAAQGVAFANLQVSIANNDYTPVRTLQDARTALANAQRSLDDATRAANTQVRDAYRSFQDAQERVDLARQSAANAQTSLTQAQARLKAGTAAAVEVQQAQVQSSQSAFAVIQAQNNLWRALAALSTASGNDVTGLVR, from the coding sequence ATGACCCGTACCATCAACACCCGCATCTCTTCCCTTCCCGCCCTGCTGCTGACCCTCGGCCTCTCGCTGGCGGCTTCCGCCTCTGCCCAGGCCGTCAGCCTGACGTTGCAGAGTGCCGTGACCCGTGCGCTGGCCAGCGGCCCCGACGTGACCACCGCCCGCGCCAACTTGCAAAAGGCTCAGGCCAACCTGAAAGCGGTGCAGGCCGATCCCACATCCATCATCACCACGCTGACGCAGGCCCAGCAGGACGCGGCGGCGCAGGCCGTGACGCTGGACGGCACCAAGCTGAACATTGCTCAGACGGTACTGGGGCAGTATGTGGGCGCGTTTGAAGCTGCCGGACGGGTCACACTGAACGCTTCCCAGGTGGCGCTGGATGAGCGCAATTTGGCGATTGCCCGCGCCCGGTTGCAGGCCCGCGTGGCCACCCAACTGGACGTGAACCGCGCCCAGACCAGCCTGAACCAGAACCGTCAGGAGTTGGCCGATGCCCGCGCCCAGCAACCCGTACTGGAATCGCAATTGGCCCGCACCCTCGGCCTGCCCACCGGCACCGACCTGACGCTCACCGCCCCGCCCGCGCCGCCCAAGCCCTCGCTGACACTGGCCAGCCTGCAATCGGGCCTGGAGAAACGCCTGCCCTCCTTGGTGCAGGCCGCTCAGGGCGTGGCTTTCGCCAACCTTCAGGTCAGCATTGCCAACAACGATTACACCCCGGTTCGCACCCTGCAAGACGCCCGAACTGCCCTCGCCAACGCGCAGCGCAGCCTGGACGACGCCACCCGCGCTGCCAATACGCAGGTGCGCGACGCCTACCGCAGCTTTCAGGACGCGCAGGAACGGGTAGACCTGGCCCGCCAGAGCGCCGCCAACGCCCAGACCAGCCTGACGCAGGCGCAGGCCCGCCTGAAAGCCGGAACCGCCGCCGCCGTAGAAGTGCAGCAGGCACAGGTGCAAAGCTCTCAATCGGCCTTTGCCGTCATTCAGGCCCAGAACAACCTGTGGCGGGCGCTGGCGGCGCTGTCTACGGCGTCGGGCAACGATGTCACCGGACTGGTGAGGTGA
- a CDS encoding TolC family protein gives MRFSLTVLLSVTLLVGLPDAHAQIAPPPAPTEAAPAAAPTAPTGPTAPTAPTLTLAQTLTLVRASPGWRSADLQYRSAQLALDSARARAGLSVTVGTDASLVKVPFDSGSWLSNATLTAQISASVLPWSATFEGVRIAERALNRAGADLRDARVSLMVQAVRAYGSAREATAGAALAEVQAALAARQLEVARAQRAATLIPELALQEREGGLQSAQNAVAQARTAVNLAARGLANLLGQSVTLPSTAAAFDAVPPVPAAPADVDVLVTRALLARPEVIRAAAQLADAGAQKRAAQLDISLPDVSTGVQYGQLGSTTGSAGRTVGGSLNVKSGVAAAQVSFPLREPATALPTGLALSLSASLPVFGSGKGTALTSADVGQQAAALALESARQSVDLDVRQKAADLLTALDRVEEAASALARAQANLTSTRARLDAGLVTPLDVAQAELSAAQAQNALNAATSNAYVSSLLLAQASTELDPTLLNPNQPNPLALPTGGRP, from the coding sequence ATGCGATTTTCTCTAACTGTTTTGTTGTCTGTGACGCTGCTGGTGGGTCTGCCCGACGCGCATGCCCAGATCGCCCCTCCTCCTGCCCCGACTGAAGCTGCCCCCGCTGCTGCTCCAACCGCTCCCACTGGCCCCACGGCTCCGACTGCCCCCACGCTGACCCTCGCGCAAACGCTGACGCTGGTGCGGGCTTCTCCGGGCTGGCGCAGCGCCGATTTGCAGTACCGCTCGGCGCAACTGGCCCTCGACAGCGCCCGCGCCCGTGCCGGTTTGAGTGTTACGGTGGGCACCGACGCCAGTCTGGTCAAGGTGCCTTTTGATTCGGGAAGCTGGCTGAGCAATGCCACCCTGACGGCACAGATATCGGCCAGTGTGCTGCCCTGGTCGGCCACCTTCGAGGGCGTGCGCATTGCCGAACGCGCGCTGAACCGCGCCGGGGCCGACCTGCGCGACGCCCGTGTTTCGCTGATGGTGCAGGCAGTTCGGGCCTACGGTTCGGCGCGGGAAGCCACCGCTGGTGCGGCTTTGGCCGAGGTTCAGGCCGCGCTTGCCGCCCGCCAACTGGAAGTGGCCCGTGCCCAGCGTGCCGCCACCCTGATTCCAGAACTGGCCCTACAGGAGCGCGAAGGAGGCCTGCAAAGTGCCCAGAATGCGGTGGCACAGGCCCGGACTGCCGTAAATCTGGCGGCGCGTGGGCTGGCAAACCTGTTGGGCCAGAGCGTGACCCTGCCCAGTACGGCTGCCGCCTTCGATGCTGTGCCGCCCGTACCTGCCGCCCCCGCCGATGTCGATGTCCTCGTGACCCGCGCCCTGCTGGCCCGCCCCGAAGTGATCCGTGCCGCCGCGCAACTGGCCGATGCCGGAGCACAGAAACGCGCCGCGCAACTGGATATTTCCTTGCCTGACGTTTCCACTGGTGTGCAGTACGGCCAATTGGGAAGTACGACGGGCAGCGCGGGGCGCACAGTGGGCGGCAGCCTGAACGTCAAATCGGGCGTGGCGGCGGCGCAGGTCAGCTTTCCTTTGCGCGAACCTGCCACCGCGTTGCCGACAGGATTGGCCCTCAGCCTCAGTGCCAGCCTGCCTGTGTTTGGCAGCGGCAAAGGCACGGCCCTGACCAGTGCCGATGTGGGCCAGCAAGCCGCAGCCCTGGCACTGGAATCGGCCCGTCAAAGCGTTGACTTGGATGTGCGCCAGAAGGCCGCCGATCTGCTGACTGCCCTTGACCGGGTAGAGGAAGCAGCCTCGGCTTTGGCGCGCGCCCAGGCCAACCTGACCAGCACCCGCGCCCGCCTGGACGCCGGACTGGTGACCCCGCTGGATGTGGCGCAGGCCGAACTGAGCGCCGCGCAGGCCCAGAACGCGCTGAACGCTGCCACCTCCAACGCTTACGTTTCTTCGCTGCTGCTGGCACAGGCCAGTACCGAGCTTGATCCCACCCTACTCAATCCAAACCAGCCCAACCCACTTGCCCTGCCCACCGGAGGCCGCCCATGA
- a CDS encoding TetR/AcrR family transcriptional regulator yields the protein MARPRIISDEQITAAAREVFLEHGFSATTAEIARRAGISEGTLFKRFPSKEDIFEEVVGLREAPQWREHLNAQVGCGDVRRNLERAALELLEAAARLLPNLMLMFSRGQANPMLMKLDNPMREDTQAVASYLRAEVALGRIRPVDADVTALLWMGALTQYLHLEHLMPDPHRPPMDSGRLVRGVMDVLWPGLEP from the coding sequence ATGGCCCGCCCCCGCATTATCAGCGACGAACAAATCACGGCGGCGGCCCGTGAAGTGTTTCTAGAACATGGTTTTTCGGCGACAACTGCCGAAATTGCGCGGCGTGCCGGGATTTCTGAAGGCACGCTCTTTAAACGATTTCCCAGTAAGGAGGACATTTTTGAGGAAGTGGTGGGGCTGCGGGAAGCTCCCCAATGGCGAGAACATCTGAATGCACAGGTCGGCTGCGGCGATGTGCGGCGCAATCTGGAACGCGCCGCGCTGGAACTTCTGGAGGCTGCCGCCCGCCTGTTGCCCAACCTGATGCTCATGTTTTCTCGCGGTCAGGCCAACCCGATGCTGATGAAACTCGACAACCCGATGCGCGAGGATACGCAGGCGGTGGCCTCTTACTTGCGGGCAGAAGTGGCGCTGGGACGCATTCGCCCGGTAGATGCCGATGTGACGGCGCTGCTGTGGATGGGCGCGCTGACGCAGTACTTGCATCTCGAACACCTGATGCCCGACCCCCACCGCCCGCCAATGGACAGCGGGCGGCTGGTGCGCGGCGTGATGGATGTGCTGTGGCCGGGGCTGGAGCCGTGA